One genomic window of Actinoplanes lobatus includes the following:
- a CDS encoding Gfo/Idh/MocA family protein: MPLSSRRRYALVGAGSRAGMFLRAITGDHADVAELVAMADTNRARMAAHNKRLAEPVPVYDAADFTEMLKRERVDVVLVATVDRYHDHYVAAALDAGCDAITEKPMTVDVAGCRRILDAQRRTGRDVRVTFNYRYNPLHEAVKRVISSGEIGEVGSVHFEWLLDVRHGADYFRRWHRDKANSGGLLVHKAGHHFDLVNWWLDDGPEQVFAAGRLFFYGEQGRRHGYARDYDRAHGAATAAGDPFALRMADEPTMRELYLEAEGNDGYIRDRNVFAPGVTIEDDMAVLVRYTRGASMSYHLTAYAPWEGYRVMFNGSRGRLELEVVESDHVSPGAAAGVKGEPGAESSAEKGFKRLLVRPFWAPPREVVVDGLSRHGHGGADVRMLADLIRPDAPADPLGRTAGAVDGARALLTGLAANESLAQGQAIRVQDLLDLEDNE; the protein is encoded by the coding sequence ATGCCCCTCTCTTCCCGCCGCCGGTACGCCCTCGTGGGCGCCGGCTCCCGGGCCGGAATGTTCCTCCGCGCGATCACCGGCGACCACGCGGACGTGGCCGAGCTGGTCGCGATGGCCGACACCAACCGGGCGCGGATGGCCGCCCACAACAAGCGGCTCGCCGAGCCCGTCCCGGTGTACGACGCGGCGGACTTCACCGAGATGCTCAAGCGTGAGCGCGTCGACGTCGTGCTGGTCGCGACCGTGGACCGCTACCACGACCACTACGTCGCGGCGGCGCTCGACGCCGGCTGCGACGCGATCACCGAGAAGCCGATGACCGTCGACGTCGCCGGTTGCCGTCGCATCCTGGACGCCCAGCGGCGCACCGGGCGCGACGTCCGGGTCACCTTCAACTACCGCTACAACCCGCTGCACGAGGCGGTGAAGCGGGTGATCTCGTCCGGCGAGATCGGCGAGGTCGGCTCGGTCCACTTCGAGTGGTTGCTCGACGTCCGGCACGGCGCCGACTACTTCCGCCGCTGGCACCGCGACAAGGCCAACTCCGGCGGCCTGTTGGTGCACAAGGCCGGCCACCACTTCGACCTGGTCAACTGGTGGCTCGACGACGGGCCCGAGCAGGTCTTCGCGGCCGGCCGGCTGTTCTTCTACGGCGAGCAGGGACGCCGCCACGGGTACGCCCGGGACTACGACCGGGCGCACGGCGCGGCGACCGCCGCCGGGGACCCGTTCGCGCTGCGGATGGCCGACGAGCCGACCATGCGCGAGCTCTACCTCGAAGCCGAGGGCAACGACGGCTACATCCGGGACCGCAACGTCTTCGCGCCCGGGGTGACCATCGAGGACGACATGGCCGTGCTGGTCCGCTACACCCGCGGCGCGTCGATGAGCTACCACCTCACGGCGTACGCGCCCTGGGAGGGTTACCGGGTGATGTTCAACGGCAGCCGGGGCCGCCTGGAGCTGGAGGTCGTGGAGAGCGACCACGTCTCACCCGGGGCCGCGGCCGGCGTCAAGGGCGAGCCGGGCGCCGAGTCGTCCGCCGAGAAGGGCTTCAAGCGGCTGCTGGTCCGGCCGTTCTGGGCGCCGCCCCGGGAGGTCGTGGTGGACGGGCTGTCCCGGCACGGGCACGGCGGCGCGGACGTGCGGATGCTCGCCGACCTGATCCGGCCGGACGCGCCGGCGGACCCGCTCGGGCGGACGGCCGGCGCCGTCGACGGCGCCCGCGCCCTGCTCACCGGCCTGGCCGCCAACGAGTCCCTGGCCCAGGGGCAGGCCATACGCGTGCAAGACCTCCTAGATCTTGAGGACAACGAGTGA
- a CDS encoding LacI family DNA-binding transcriptional regulator translates to MAVTIRDVARASGVHISTVSRTFSAPHLVNPETRSRVLATAEQLGYRPNRAARALITGRTHNIGLIVADIANPFFPPLIKAAETHARRRDYHVFVADTDEDPIVESDLVQALAKQVDGILLCSPRMSDDQIEQLRREVPLVVVNRMITGLPAVVMDVGQGAREAVRHLLGLGHRHLVYLAGPRGSWTNREIRRAAGATTRSAGADLTVLGPNQPVEEAGAAAAEAVLATGATAVLAYNDLMAIGLLQALQDRGVDVPGQVSIVGIDDIAYSGLVRPRLTTVANPTAAAGRTAVDMLLQQGDDGATGQVTLRTDLIIRNSTGPGPYAPAVAIAAEVAAHVKE, encoded by the coding sequence GTGGCTGTGACGATCCGGGACGTCGCAAGGGCGTCCGGCGTGCACATCTCCACGGTGTCGCGCACGTTCTCCGCACCGCACCTGGTCAATCCCGAGACCCGTTCCCGGGTCCTGGCCACCGCGGAGCAGCTCGGCTACCGCCCCAACCGGGCGGCCCGGGCACTGATCACCGGACGTACCCACAACATCGGCCTGATCGTGGCCGATATCGCGAACCCGTTCTTCCCGCCTCTGATCAAGGCGGCCGAGACCCACGCCCGGCGGCGGGACTACCACGTCTTCGTCGCCGACACCGACGAGGATCCGATCGTCGAGTCCGACCTGGTGCAGGCACTGGCCAAGCAGGTCGACGGGATCCTGCTGTGCAGTCCCCGGATGAGCGACGACCAGATAGAACAGTTGCGCCGCGAGGTGCCCCTGGTCGTCGTCAACCGCATGATCACCGGCTTGCCCGCGGTGGTCATGGACGTGGGACAGGGCGCCCGGGAAGCCGTGCGCCACCTGCTCGGCCTGGGCCACCGCCACCTGGTCTATCTGGCCGGGCCGCGGGGCTCGTGGACCAACCGGGAGATCCGCCGGGCCGCCGGGGCCACCACCCGTTCGGCCGGCGCGGACCTCACCGTCCTCGGCCCGAACCAGCCGGTCGAGGAGGCCGGGGCGGCCGCCGCCGAGGCGGTGCTCGCCACCGGCGCCACCGCGGTGCTGGCCTACAACGACCTGATGGCGATCGGCCTGCTCCAGGCGTTGCAGGACCGCGGTGTGGACGTCCCCGGGCAGGTCAGCATCGTCGGGATCGACGACATCGCGTACAGCGGGCTGGTGCGACCACGGCTCACCACCGTGGCCAACCCGACCGCCGCCGCCGGCCGCACCGCCGTCGACATGCTGCTCCAGCAGGGCGACGACGGGGCGACCGGGCAGGTCACCCTCCGGACCGACTTGATCATTCGCAACTCCACCGGCCCGGGGCCGTACGCCCCGGCCGTCGCGATCGCCGCTGAGGTTGCCGCACACGTCAAGGAGTGA
- a CDS encoding ABC transporter substrate-binding protein, with amino-acid sequence MTASHPLPRRRLLRGLVAGMLALPLALGACGGEESSDDGKVELSFFWWGAEARAQLTEQALALYTTKHPEVTFKKTWQANQGYFDKLATLTAGNDAPDIFQIDDNYLAEYATRNVTQDLTEYQKSGKIDTSKFPQGLVTYATVDGKLAGLPIGENTQGLVFNKTKLEAAKVPLPTTGQTWEEHIAWAKDAAAKTGVAGTQDPSADYKAFWVWLRQNGKEFYNGSQLGFTQADVQAWFELWKGARDAKATPTPDVIHEGNATDVSKQLVVTGKALTSWVWANQMPELQKNTKDALEVIAYPGDASKQWPRASMYFSVYKGSEHKDVAADVLNFLANDPEAGKILGTDRGIPANTEIRAQVAATTENPSMKQTIAVVQELAKNFGPAPAVPPKGHSTVRSELIKAAEEAQYGRATPAKAAEQFFAAAQAAISR; translated from the coding sequence ATGACCGCATCCCACCCCCTTCCCCGGCGCCGCCTGCTCCGCGGCCTGGTCGCCGGCATGCTGGCCCTTCCCCTCGCCCTCGGCGCCTGTGGCGGCGAGGAGTCCAGCGACGACGGCAAGGTCGAGCTGAGCTTCTTCTGGTGGGGCGCCGAGGCCCGCGCCCAGCTCACCGAGCAGGCCCTCGCCCTCTACACGACCAAACACCCCGAGGTCACGTTCAAGAAGACCTGGCAGGCCAACCAGGGCTACTTCGACAAGCTGGCCACGCTCACCGCCGGCAACGACGCGCCGGACATCTTCCAGATCGACGACAACTACCTGGCCGAGTACGCGACCCGCAACGTCACGCAGGACCTCACCGAGTACCAGAAGTCCGGGAAGATCGACACCTCGAAGTTCCCGCAGGGTCTCGTCACGTACGCCACCGTGGACGGCAAGCTGGCCGGCCTGCCGATCGGTGAGAACACCCAGGGCCTGGTCTTCAACAAGACCAAGCTGGAGGCCGCCAAGGTGCCGCTGCCCACCACCGGGCAGACCTGGGAGGAGCACATCGCCTGGGCCAAGGACGCCGCCGCGAAGACCGGTGTCGCCGGCACCCAGGACCCGAGCGCCGACTACAAGGCGTTCTGGGTGTGGCTGCGCCAGAACGGCAAGGAGTTCTACAACGGCAGCCAGCTCGGCTTCACCCAGGCCGACGTGCAGGCCTGGTTCGAGCTGTGGAAGGGCGCCCGGGACGCCAAGGCCACCCCGACGCCGGACGTGATCCACGAGGGCAACGCCACCGACGTCAGCAAGCAGCTGGTCGTCACCGGCAAGGCGCTCACCTCCTGGGTGTGGGCCAACCAGATGCCCGAGCTCCAGAAGAACACCAAGGACGCGCTGGAGGTCATCGCGTACCCGGGTGACGCCAGCAAGCAGTGGCCGCGCGCCTCGATGTACTTCTCCGTCTACAAGGGCAGCGAGCACAAGGACGTCGCCGCCGACGTGCTGAACTTCCTGGCCAACGACCCGGAGGCCGGCAAGATCCTCGGCACCGACCGCGGCATCCCGGCGAACACCGAGATCCGCGCCCAGGTCGCCGCGACGACCGAGAACCCGTCGATGAAGCAGACCATCGCGGTCGTTCAGGAGCTGGCGAAGAACTTCGGCCCGGCGCCCGCCGTGCCGCCGAAGGGCCACAGCACGGTCCGCTCCGAGCTGATCAAGGCCGCGGAGGAGGCCCAGTACGGGCGCGCCACCCCGGCCAAGGCCGCCGAGCAGTTCTTCGCCGCCGCCCAGGCCGCGATCAGCCGGTGA
- a CDS encoding carbohydrate ABC transporter permease — MATTARPSPTAPTTGPAASQRRGRPAKRRNDGVAGYVFLSPWLLGLLTITAVPMLMSLYLSFTNYDVLSDWESMKWVGLDNYRTMFTEDPSFWHAVRVTLVFALVATPLKLAAALGVAMLLNKSFKGAGLFRGLFYLPSLLGGSVALAIVWVNMFNRDGAFNSFLGWFGIEGKAWVNDPDFALGTLILLAVWQFGAPMVIFLAGLKQVPVELYEAASVDGANPWRKFLSITLPMLSPVIFFNLVLETINGFQGFTSAFVLSNGTGGPVDSTLMYTLHLYIKGWNEYQMGYASAMAWVFLLAIGLVTALVFRTGRFWVHYSDGED; from the coding sequence ATGGCAACAACGGCACGGCCCTCGCCGACCGCGCCGACGACCGGTCCCGCCGCTTCCCAGCGGCGGGGCCGGCCCGCCAAGCGCAGGAACGACGGCGTCGCCGGCTACGTCTTCCTCTCCCCCTGGCTGCTCGGGCTGCTCACCATCACGGCCGTCCCGATGCTGATGTCGCTCTACCTCAGCTTCACCAACTACGACGTCCTCTCCGACTGGGAGTCGATGAAGTGGGTGGGGCTGGACAACTACCGCACCATGTTCACCGAGGACCCGTCCTTCTGGCACGCGGTCCGGGTCACCCTGGTCTTCGCGCTGGTGGCCACCCCGCTCAAACTGGCCGCCGCGCTCGGTGTGGCGATGCTGCTGAACAAGTCGTTCAAGGGCGCCGGCCTGTTCCGTGGCCTGTTCTACCTGCCCTCCCTGCTGGGCGGCAGCGTGGCGCTGGCCATCGTCTGGGTCAACATGTTCAACCGGGACGGCGCGTTCAACTCCTTCCTCGGCTGGTTCGGCATCGAGGGCAAGGCGTGGGTGAACGACCCGGACTTCGCGCTCGGCACGCTGATCCTGCTGGCCGTGTGGCAGTTCGGCGCCCCGATGGTGATCTTCCTGGCCGGTCTCAAGCAGGTCCCCGTCGAGCTGTACGAGGCGGCCTCGGTGGACGGCGCCAACCCGTGGCGCAAGTTCCTCAGCATCACGCTCCCGATGCTGTCACCGGTGATCTTCTTCAACCTGGTGCTCGAGACGATCAACGGCTTCCAGGGCTTCACCTCGGCGTTCGTGCTCAGCAACGGCACCGGCGGCCCGGTCGACTCGACCCTCATGTACACGCTGCACCTCTACATCAAGGGCTGGAACGAATACCAGATGGGCTACGCCTCGGCGATGGCCTGGGTCTTCCTGCTCGCGATCGGCCTGGTCACCGCCCTCGTCTTCCGGACCGGCAGGTTCTGGGTGCACTACTCGGACGGAGAAGACTGA